From the genome of Thermotoga sp. Mc24:
GAGAATCTTGAGAAGCTAAGAAGAAACGGCTGGTTCATTGTGGAACCCGAAGAAGGGCATCTCGCATGTGGTGAAGTTGGAAAGGGAAGGTATCCGGAAAACGAAAAGATAGTCGAAGCGATACACCTTTTGACTTTTCCAAAGAAACTTGCCGGAAAGAGAGTTCTTATCACCGCGGGACCAACAAGAGAGCGCATAGACGCTGTGAGGTTCATCACCAACGCGAGTTCCGGAAAGATGGGATACGCACTGGCAACGGTCGCAAAGAGGATGGGAGCCAGTGTTTCTCTTGTATCCGGACCAACATCTTTGAAACCACCTTATTATGTGGATGAGTTTGTGAAGGTGGAAAGCGCTGAAGAGATGTACGAAGAGGTGATGAAAAGATTCGAAGATACAGATATCGTGATAATGAACGCCGCTGTGGGAGATTACAGACCGAAGAGAGTTTTTGAGGGAAAGCTGAAGAAAACAGAGGGCGAGCTCGTTCTCCATCTTGAGAGAACAAAAGATATTCTCAGGGAACTCGGACAGAGAAAATCACACCAGATTCTTGTAGGTTTCGCAGCTGAGGTCGAAAATTTCGAAGAGAACGCTATGAAGAAATTGAAAGAGAAAAACCTGGATTTGCTCGTTCTGAACGATGCCCGAAAGGCGTTCTCTTCCGACAGAGTGGAGGTCTATATATACGACAGGGACGGTTTCAGCAAAAGGATTGATGAAGATGACAAGATTCGTGTGGCTTGCGGTATTCTTGATGTTGTTTCAGATCTTGCTGGCAGATCACCTTCTTGAACTGAAAAGCGTTTCTGAAGATCGTGTGACTCTCTCTGTGAAAAAACTCTACGAAGGAGAAATAACGACTTTTCTTCTTTACTCCCCAGCGGGATTCGTGTTCCCCGAAAAAGTGAAAAACAGCGATTACACCTTCAAGGTGGATTTTGAAGGTCCCTTCTTTCCGATTGTCGAAGGCGTGAATTCCTTCGGGAGGAGAATGCACCGTGTATTACCTCAGGTTTTAATGGTACCTCTGGAGAAACCCGAAATAAGAGTGATCTCGGACATAAAAAACGATGAAGTTCTGGTGTACGTGTTCGTTCAGTCTCCAGAAAATGTGATACCTGTTTCGTTGAACTTGGAGGGGAAGGGATTCAAATTTTTCAATCTGGAAGGGAAGTGGATCTGCGTTTTCAGTTCCTTTCTTGAAGATGGTGTGCATGAACTGGAAATTACTTTCAAAGGTCCCTACGGTTACACCTTCAACATGAAGAAAGAAATCTACGTCATAAGACGCGTAGCGGTACCCATGAGAGGGGAGGACGGAGCATTCAACTACACTGTGTTCGCTGAGCACGTTGTGAAGAGAGGAGAAACACTCTGGAGCATTGCCAATCAATACGGTGTAAGAGTAGGAGACATTGTTCTGATAAATCACCTGGAAGATCCAGACAGGATAGTGGCTGGTCAGGTTTTGAAGATCGGAAGAATCTATTTCCGGGAAAATCCAGTCACGATAGTTGTTAATCTGTTTTCGTCTAAGCTCGCCCTTTACTACGATGGGGTACTGCTCAAAGTTTATCCCGTGGCCCTCGGAAGGAGCGATACCACCCCTCCAGGACGTTACTGGATTCTCAGAAAAGAGATAGATCCCGCCCTTTATTGGTTTGGAGAGTACATATCTCCCAGAACGCCTCTCAACGGACTCGGAACGAGGTATATGCAGTTATCGGATCCCACGTACGCGATACACGGCACCTCGAAACCGTGGGAAATAGGAAAAAGGATCTCACACGGTTGTATCAGGATGTTCAACAGAGATGTGGAAGAAATCGACGCCTTTGCTGGTGTTGGAACGGAGGTTGTGGTGGTAAAAGAAGATAAAGAATTTCCCGAAAGGATCTATTAAAAAAATGAAAGCGGGGGTCATCCCCGCTTTTTTACCATGCACTTCTTCTGCCTTTTTTCTCGAGTCTCTTCTTGTATTCGGAAAGCTTTTGACTGCTTTCTTTCAAGAATCTGGATAGTTTCTTCTCGAAATCCACATTCTTCTTCTCTTCAGATTTCTCACTTGTCTTCGGTGTTTCTTCTTCAAGATCTTTCAGGGAAAGTTCCCAGCCACCGTTTCTGGCTCTTCCTATCACCCTCGCGGATATCTCCTGTCCCTCGTGGAGATAATCTTCGATTCTTTTCACATAGTTTTTGGAGATCTTGGAAATGTGAATGAATCCTCTTTCCCCCCCTTCGATATCCACGAAGGCTCCGTATTTCACGATCTTAGAAACCTTTCCCTTCACAAGTTCACCAACTTTCACAAAAAACCCTCCTCACAAAAGTGATATTGCCTCTCAATAGTTGTCTCCGTACTTCCTCTTGAACTTCTCCACTCTACCCTCCGTGTCCACTATAAGAACGCCTCCTTTTCCACCGGAGGTGTAGAATGGATGACAATTAGAACACACATCGATTCTTATATTGTCAACCGTCGTGTAAAAAGTATGCTCAGCACCACACGCACACTTAACAGTTACGAGCTTCATCTCTGGATGTATTCCCTTTTTCACCGTGTCCTCACCTCTCCATGAATATTATTACGTCTCACATGCCAAATGGTACCATATGTGAGACCAAAAATCAAGTGGAGAAAGAAAATTTAAGCCCCCGGACCGGGGGCTGATTCGTCTCCTCACTGAACTACTTTCACGTGCGCTGCCTGTGGACCTTTCTTACCTTCCTGAATCTCGAACTCGACAACCTGACCTTCCTTCAGAGTTTTGAAACCTTCCATTTCGATGGCTGACCAGTGTACGAACACGTCGCCTCCTCCGTCCTTTGTGATGAATCCGTAGCCCTTCTTGGCGTCGAACCACTTAACCCTTCCTCTCATAACACATGCCTCCTTAACAAAAGATGGTACTGCTCAATCATAACACTTCGTAGATGGATATGTCAAGGTGTAGTAAAATAAGAACGTTGAGAGGTGATGATGTGGCGCCGAGAAAATTGAGTGATATCATAAGAAGCCTGGTTTACAAGAAAAATCTGATCTTCGTTCTTTTTCTATCACTCGTGATAGCTGTACTTGTTTTTATAGTAACCTATTATATTGACAAGAGGAACTGGTACGAGAAACTCGACCTCATCTCGAGCGAGTGGGAAAGAACCATCAATCATTATCAGGACGTCCTCGATTTCTTCGCCGACCACAGAGAGGATTTTGAAAATCCTGGGACGATCCTCGAGGTTTTAAAGCTGATTCGTGAACATTTCGAGGATTACATAGCTTATCCCATCTTTGCCACTCCGGATGGCACTTACTACATCTATCCTCTTTACACGTTTCCTCCTGATTACGATCCGAGAAAAAGACCCTGGTACAAAGCTGCTGTCGAAAACCCAGACTCTGCTGTGGTTACTCCTCCCTTCACCCACAGGATTCTTGGAGTAGTCACTTTCGCTATTTCGAGAGCAATATTTGATGAACATGGAAATCTACTTGGGGTTCTTGGAATCGATATCGTTCCGGAGAAAGTGATGAAAGATCTTCTGCAACCAGGTATGTACGTTCTCTCGGAGGATGGAACGATCCTTCTTCAAAACGGCGAGATCCATGTGAAACTCGATCCCGAAGACTTTGAAACAAGAGATTACGGTGCGAAGATAAACGCGTCTGGTGTTGCATTTTTCAGAAAAACAGGGTCCACAATCTTTGTGATCCAGGTACCGCTTCTTGCTTTTCTAAGGAATTCTCTCTTTCACTTAGGCTACGTGATCGGACTGGCTTTTGCTGTTTCTTTCCCGATCGTTCGAAGAGTATCCAAGTTGATCGACAAAGAACTCAGAGTTCCCCTCGAGGTGCTCTCAAAAGCTTCAAAAGAGTACCTGCGTTCCAGGATCTTCGACTTAGGGGATACATCTTCGAACATTCTGGAGATCAACCAGCTCATCGATGAAGTCTCCGATATGATCACCATCATTGAATCCCAGAGAGAAGAGCTCGAAGCATCCTACGAGGAGCTCGAAGCGTCTTATTCTGAGCTTCAAAAAATGACATGGGAGATAGAGGAGAAAAGCCGAGCTATCGAAGAAGCGTACGAATTTTTCACCTACAAACTGGTGGATATCGTGGAAGGTTTCGACGAGCCGACGGGGAACCACGTCAGAAGAGTTCAAGAACTGTCGAAGTTCTTCGCTGAAGAGATGGGCCTCGATGAGGATCTTGTTCACAAAATATATCTGTACGCTCCACTCCACGACATTGGAAAGATAAAGGTCCCCAAGGAGATTTTGAACAAAAAAGGAAAGCTCACAGCAGAAGAATGGGAAATCATGAAAAAACACACCATCTGGGGTGGAGAGTTGCTCTCCGGCAGAAAAGAACTGGAAGTTGCAAGAAACATAGCCCTCTACCACCATGAAAATTACGACGGAACAGACTATCCGTTCGGCTTGAAAGGCGACGAGATTCCCATAGAAGCACAGATCGTCAAGATAGTCGATGTTTACGATGCCCTGCGCTCAGAAAGGCCCTACAAAAAAGCCTTGTCCCACGAAGAGTCTGTCAGGGTGATCCTCGAGGGAGATGGAAGAACATCACCGTCCGATTTTCATCCCAAGCTGATTGAGATTTTCAGAGAAAAACACAAAAAGATCAAAGAAATCTGGGAAAAAACTTACAGTGAATAATTGATGTTGAAGTCGAGAACAACTTGACTTTTTCTCATATATATATGTAAAATACATATATAGGAGGTGAGAATATGTGGTGGAGCAGAGGATACGGATGGAGAAGAGGCTGGAGGAGAGGATTCGGTTTTGGAGGAGGACCGTGGTGGGCTTACTACGACTATCCTCCAGTGCCGCCTTCTCCTGAAGAGGAAAAAGAAATGCTTCTGGATTACAAAAAATACCTGGAGGAAGAGCTCAGATACGTTGAAGAGAGGTTGAGAGAGCTTGAAAACAGGAGGTGAGCGATATGCCAAGGCTCGACAGAACGGGTCCGCTGGGACTTGAGCCGATGACAGGCAGAGGTCTTGGATGGTGCAGGTTCGGTGGTAGCTGGGCGAAACCCCGGGAATGGTGGAGAGGTTTTGGTTGTGGATGGAGAAGAGGCTGGCTATTTGGAGTGGGCCTTGCCTGGAGACATAGAAGAGGATGGGGATGGAGAGGCTGGTGGTAATATGAAGGGGGTATCAACCCCCTTCAGTTTTTGAACGGAGGGAGAAAGATGCGAATACACGTTCTCTGTGATGATTCATCTCGAAATGGATTTGAAAGCGAACACGGTTTTTCTGTGCTTGTGGATTCCGTTTTTTTCGATACAGGGAAATCCAATGTGTTTTTCAAAAACGCTCGAAAGCTGGGAATTGAACGCCGGAGGATGTGGTCATCAGTCATGGTCACTACGATCACGCAGGGGGCTTTCGTATCTTTCAGGAAAGAGAGTGTAGCTCAGACTGGATCCGAAGTATTCCGGAGAAAGATACGCAGGAGCCGATTGGGATGAAATACTGAGAAAGAACGCGGTGAAGCTCGTGATCGAAGGAATCACCGACTTCTGAGATCTTCCGATGATGAGATAGAGAAAATCGTGAGGGTCTTCAACGAGCTCGGAGTTGAAACTGTGGTTCCCTGTCACTGCACGGGTGAAAGAGCAGTTTACATCTTCAAAAGAAAATTTCTCGGGAAAATCATGGATTGCTGTGCAGGTTTGAAATTTGAGGTTTCAAACTGACGAACTCCGGGAGATGTTTTTCAAGGATTTCCACGACTTCCTGATCAAGAGGCATTTTCTTCATGAGAGCTAAGGCTTCTTCTGAATTCATGGCTTTTCTGTAGGGCCTGTCGCTGGTAAGAGCGTCGAACACATCCGCCACCGCTAAAATCCTGGCAAGGAATGGTATCTCTCCATCTTTCAAACCGAAAGGATATCCAGAACCATCCATTCTTTCGTGATGGTACAAAACCACAGGGATAGCGAAGAACAGTTCCGGATATTCCCTCAATATGTCTGCACCAACGATGGGGTGTTTTTTGATTTCCTCGAATTCTTCATCTGTGAGCTTTCCGGGTTTGTTCAAGATGTGTTCTGGCACAGCGATCTTTCCTATGTCATGGAGTCGGCCTGCTATCCCAAGCTCTTTAAGTTCTTCCTTGTTAAGTCCCAATTTCTTTCCTAAGAGAACAGCGATTCTCGAGGTGTATTCCGAATGAAGAGCTGTATAGTGATCTTTCTTATCTATAATTTTGATCAGCCTTTCGAGTCCTTCTGTTTCATAGTGAAACTTCAAAACAGACCTCACAAAAATGGAATGAATGATGAGCATGATTGCGATCCCTCCAAGTGAACTCCAGAAAGAAACTGCAAACCATTTGTTGCCGGGCTTACTCTTGTACTCTAAGCCCCAGAACGTCTTCTTTCCTCCCTTTCGAAATTCCACAGAAGCACCGATTGAGTTCAAAATACCAGCTACGTCCCATTCTACATACGCTGTTCTGTCAGCTATCATTTCTTCTCCCATGCTGTCGTATATTTTGAACAGTGCCCAGAGTCTTTCTCCATCCGATTCTACTCGGTAGTATTCTTCTTCGAAACCCGGAGATTGATTCAGGATCTTTATTTCCTTGATGTATGGATCTAAAGACTTTATTTCCTCAAAGGCTTCTTCGATGAATTCTTCATCGCTTTTTTCTATCGCTTCTTTCAGTTCTGTCCACTGAAAGTATCCACTAGATATGAGATCTACAGACCGCTGAACGATGGTTTTGAAAACTTCGAGTTGGTAGTCTTCCAGTTTCTTCTGGTAGTGGATCTGAACAGAAGCCACTCCAAGGAAAATGAGCATTGCGACGACTAAGAAAATCCATTTGTAACGTTTCAGATACAAAAATCATCCCCCCGAGTTTTTTCAAGCCGTTTCTTCGGATGGATTTGAGAAAAAGCCAACTATCGTGAGAATATCACCCACGAACATGAGTATGAAACCCACACCGAAAACAACAAGAAGGATCGCTCCCCATTTGTAGAAAGACGCGGCGGTGTTGAAGACTGATATTTTCAAACTTTCGGCGAGCATCCTGTAAGCTTTCACCTTGTAAACGAGGGCTATTATTCCGAGGACAATGATGGTTATGAAGCTGACTAAGGTCACACCACCAGCGAACAGACCGCCCGCGAAGAGTGAAGCGACGAGCGAAACAGAGAAGATCACAGAAACGATCAACAGCAAAACAGCGGGTATCAAGAGGTAGTTGAAGATTCTTCTTTCCCCCACCTGCTGTGAGATGTTGTAGATGCCGATGAGAAACAGTATGAGCCCCACAAGGGAAAAGATCCAACCTACCACCGGTACCGCACCAAACAGTTCGAATATCATCCCTACCCCCGCTAACGTTTTTGCAGTTGAAAGGTTCATCGTATCACCTCCACTTGAAATTGTACCAGACAAGCCCGATCCACTCGTAGATGGCTCGTGAATTCAGATAGAAAGAGGTGGCATTCGGAAGAAAATCTATGAACTCCGGATCTCCAAAGTAGAATCCAGCGGGGTACGGTGTCACACTCTGGAAAAATCTCTTAAAAGTGAAAACAGCCCTTCTCATGTGGATCGAATCGGTTACCAGAATGATGGGTACATCTCCTATTTTTTCCCTTGTGAAAAGGGCGTTTTCGTACGTGTTTCTCGATCTGTCTTCGACGGTGATCTTTTCCTCTGGAATACCCAGCGAAACAAGGTAGTCTTTCATTATCAGCGCTTCTGGTTTCAGCCCAGTTAAGCTACCACCGGTTACGAGTATGGGTAGTTTTGTTTTATGATAGATCTGAACACCCGTCATGAGCCTTCTCAGAGTGGCATCACTGAGGGTGTCACCTGCTTTCGTGTTTCTCTCCACACCGCCGCCGAGAACAACGATCACGGCATC
Proteins encoded in this window:
- the rpmE gene encoding 50S ribosomal protein L31, which codes for MKKGIHPEMKLVTVKCACGAEHTFYTTVDNIRIDVCSNCHPFYTSGGKGGVLIVDTEGRVEKFKRKYGDNY
- a CDS encoding DUF996 domain-containing protein, whose product is MNLSTAKTLAGVGMIFELFGAVPVVGWIFSLVGLILFLIGIYNISQQVGERRIFNYLLIPAVLLLIVSVIFSVSLVASLFAGGLFAGGVTLVSFITIIVLGIIALVYKVKAYRMLAESLKISVFNTAASFYKWGAILLVVFGVGFILMFVGDILTIVGFFSNPSEETA
- a CDS encoding DUF5320 domain-containing protein, with amino-acid sequence MPRLDRTGPLGLEPMTGRGLGWCRFGGSWAKPREWWRGFGCGWRRGWLFGVGLAWRHRRGWGWRGWW
- a CDS encoding cold shock domain-containing protein yields the protein MRGRVKWFDAKKGYGFITKDGGGDVFVHWSAIEMEGFKTLKEGQVVEFEIQEGKKGPQAAHVKVVQ
- a CDS encoding L,D-transpeptidase family protein, with amino-acid sequence MLFQILLADHLLELKSVSEDRVTLSVKKLYEGEITTFLLYSPAGFVFPEKVKNSDYTFKVDFEGPFFPIVEGVNSFGRRMHRVLPQVLMVPLEKPEIRVISDIKNDEVLVYVFVQSPENVIPVSLNLEGKGFKFFNLEGKWICVFSSFLEDGVHELEITFKGPYGYTFNMKKEIYVIRRVAVPMRGEDGAFNYTVFAEHVVKRGETLWSIANQYGVRVGDIVLINHLEDPDRIVAGQVLKIGRIYFRENPVTIVVNLFSSKLALYYDGVLLKVYPVALGRSDTTPPGRYWILRKEIDPALYWFGEYISPRTPLNGLGTRYMQLSDPTYAIHGTSKPWEIGKRISHGCIRMFNRDVEEIDAFAGVGTEVVVVKEDKEFPERIY
- the coaBC gene encoding bifunctional phosphopantothenoylcysteine decarboxylase/phosphopantothenate--cysteine ligase CoaBC — its product is MRIVLGVSSGIAIYKAVDLASKLRKEGHELHVVMTPDATRMISPVLFSAVGNCSVYYDWMDVNDGWIPHTELSRTADVLVVAPATANTISKIANGIADNLLTLVALAFDKDAKILVPTMNYRMYNNRLLQENLEKLRRNGWFIVEPEEGHLACGEVGKGRYPENEKIVEAIHLLTFPKKLAGKRVLITAGPTRERIDAVRFITNASSGKMGYALATVAKRMGASVSLVSGPTSLKPPYYVDEFVKVESAEEMYEEVMKRFEDTDIVIMNAAVGDYRPKRVFEGKLKKTEGELVLHLERTKDILRELGQRKSHQILVGFAAEVENFEENAMKKLKEKNLDLLVLNDARKAFSSDRVEVYIYDRDGFSKRIDEDDKIRVACGILDVVSDLAGRSPS
- a CDS encoding S1 RNA-binding domain-containing protein, which produces MKVGELVKGKVSKIVKYGAFVDIEGGERGFIHISKISKNYVKRIEDYLHEGQEISARVIGRARNGGWELSLKDLEEETPKTSEKSEEKKNVDFEKKLSRFLKESSQKLSEYKKRLEKKGRRSAW
- a CDS encoding DUF5320 family protein; this encodes MWWSRGYGWRRGWRRGFGFGGGPWWAYYDYPPVPPSPEEEKEMLLDYKKYLEEELRYVEERLRELENRR
- a CDS encoding YdcF family protein, with the translated sequence MFLQKVIGAFLVTPGLFILLLIVGSFFFKKARWFLLVLAAIVYLFSSYVGEFLFLWPLEKNLDVPVTLPDDAVIVVLGGGVERNTKAGDTLSDATLRRLMTGVQIYHKTKLPILVTGGSLTGLKPEALIMKDYLVSLGIPEEKITVEDRSRNTYENALFTREKIGDVPIILVTDSIHMRRAVFTFKRFFQSVTPYPAGFYFGDPEFIDFLPNATSFYLNSRAIYEWIGLVWYNFKWR
- a CDS encoding HD domain-containing phosphohydrolase, yielding MAPRKLSDIIRSLVYKKNLIFVLFLSLVIAVLVFIVTYYIDKRNWYEKLDLISSEWERTINHYQDVLDFFADHREDFENPGTILEVLKLIREHFEDYIAYPIFATPDGTYYIYPLYTFPPDYDPRKRPWYKAAVENPDSAVVTPPFTHRILGVVTFAISRAIFDEHGNLLGVLGIDIVPEKVMKDLLQPGMYVLSEDGTILLQNGEIHVKLDPEDFETRDYGAKINASGVAFFRKTGSTIFVIQVPLLAFLRNSLFHLGYVIGLAFAVSFPIVRRVSKLIDKELRVPLEVLSKASKEYLRSRIFDLGDTSSNILEINQLIDEVSDMITIIESQREELEASYEELEASYSELQKMTWEIEEKSRAIEEAYEFFTYKLVDIVEGFDEPTGNHVRRVQELSKFFAEEMGLDEDLVHKIYLYAPLHDIGKIKVPKEILNKKGKLTAEEWEIMKKHTIWGGELLSGRKELEVARNIALYHHENYDGTDYPFGLKGDEIPIEAQIVKIVDVYDALRSERPYKKALSHEESVRVILEGDGRTSPSDFHPKLIEIFREKHKKIKEIWEKTYSE
- a CDS encoding HD-GYP domain-containing protein, with protein sequence MYLKRYKWIFLVVAMLIFLGVASVQIHYQKKLEDYQLEVFKTIVQRSVDLISSGYFQWTELKEAIEKSDEEFIEEAFEEIKSLDPYIKEIKILNQSPGFEEEYYRVESDGERLWALFKIYDSMGEEMIADRTAYVEWDVAGILNSIGASVEFRKGGKKTFWGLEYKSKPGNKWFAVSFWSSLGGIAIMLIIHSIFVRSVLKFHYETEGLERLIKIIDKKDHYTALHSEYTSRIAVLLGKKLGLNKEELKELGIAGRLHDIGKIAVPEHILNKPGKLTDEEFEEIKKHPIVGADILREYPELFFAIPVVLYHHERMDGSGYPFGLKDGEIPFLARILAVADVFDALTSDRPYRKAMNSEEALALMKKMPLDQEVVEILEKHLPEFVSLKPQISNLHSNP